A genomic region of Candidatus Dadabacteria bacterium contains the following coding sequences:
- a CDS encoding metal-dependent transcriptional regulator codes for MLSQSIEDYLKTIYEVETSEGKVSTSALSEKLGVSPASVTSMVKKLSEKKLITHKRYQGVKLTPAGRKIALEIIRHHRLIELYLKEALGVPWDQVHQEAEKWEHVLSEDLEDRIDKFLGYPVTDPHGSPIPRRDGTMIVRECDALVDVEPDTLVRVVEVSDHDPELLRYLGGIGLYPETEMTVVSKQPFKGPIIVELTGKEYPIGRNAAKYILVEKANN; via the coding sequence ATGCTTTCGCAATCAATAGAGGATTACCTGAAGACCATTTACGAGGTTGAGACTTCCGAGGGGAAGGTTTCGACCAGTGCGCTTTCTGAAAAACTGGGCGTGTCTCCGGCTTCGGTGACGAGCATGGTGAAGAAGCTCTCGGAGAAAAAGCTCATAACCCACAAGCGCTACCAGGGAGTGAAGCTTACTCCCGCTGGCAGGAAAATAGCTCTTGAGATAATCAGACATCACCGGCTTATCGAGCTTTACCTCAAGGAGGCGCTAGGTGTTCCCTGGGACCAGGTGCACCAGGAAGCCGAGAAATGGGAACACGTGCTCTCAGAGGATCTTGAAGACAGGATCGACAAGTTTCTTGGTTATCCGGTGACCGACCCGCATGGTTCGCCGATTCCGCGCCGAGACGGCACCATGATCGTGAGGGAGTGCGATGCTCTTGTGGATGTGGAGCCTGACACCTTGGTGAGAGTGGTTGAAGTGAGCGATCATGACCCGGAACTGCTTCGTTACCTGGGCGGGATAGGTCTTTATCCCGAGACCGAGATGACAGTTGTTTCGAAGCAGCCTTTTAAGGGCCCCATAATCGTCGAACTGACCGGGAAGGAATATCCCATAGGGCGAAACGCTGCCAAGTACATACTGGTTGAGAAAGCGAACAACTGA